AGACTGCTTAGGTTTCTCCTGGTTAGTGGTCTGACACCGTCTGCCTTGGTTCTCTCATCTACAATGTGGCGGCACCAGACGGGGCAGTATCACTGTCTATATTGATTTGTGCTTGTATTCCTCCTGCATACTTTTGTTTGCAcccaaattaaaatattacaaatgtaaaaaaattcatctaggaaaaagaataaacaaaacaaaatctgttCTTAAAGACTACCTGTGGTGTTGATGTATGTCTGAGCCTTGCATTTCTCACACTGGAAACAACATTTATGTATTGAAGTTTGTACTCTTTTAAAACCAGTTTCACATTCAACTGAACAATTAGAATAGGGCACCTGAAATGacagaacaaataaaattacGGTTAGTTGATTTTGCTCTCTTATAGTCGTCCTCATTAGAATGTCCGAACTGAGAGTCAGAACTGTGTGTCAGATAAATACTCAACCAACCAACTATTCCATGTAACAATATTCAAACACTTCTTACAAATGAATCAACATATTCGTATGTAGAAATAAATGACTTACTGTGCCATTTTCAGCCCAGGGAACTAGGTCATCATTCAAGCTGAAATTAATTGTTGGGTGGGTATTATATGCAGCCACCACCACAAATAGCGGGTTCTCTTCTGGTTTCCAGAGTACTACTGCAAGACTGGCGGGAGGATCCCCATATTGGTTAAACTTAACATACTGGTTTTGCAATATGAAACTTGTCTGTCTCATATTTTGCAGAACCTTGATTGAAAAGGGAGGGCAAAAGTATTAATTGATGAGTATACACCCAATCTCCCCATCTATTACCAAAATGAAttctgactttttatttttgcgAGTTCAAAAAATTGTTCTAAACAGGGTACACATTTGTTCAATTTAAATCCaaatgtgtctatgtgtatgctTGCACAATGAATATATCTGGCTTTGGGAAGGTCCACGGCTAAATATAAAGCATACAGAAGATCAGATCATTCAATTCATGGGAAATACCCATGAAGATTCAAAATTACAAATCTGGCCTTTATAGGAGAGTGGCCAAAAGGCAGCCATTTCAGAAAAAGGTCCACTTAGAAAATCTGAGATCTTTTGTAAAATTTTGTGGTCTCATGAGACCATTTGGTCTAAAAGCATAATAGCATAATATCTCGCACAATCCAAATGAAACCCAAAACCCAGGTAGTGCCATTAATGTGACCAAGCATgttggtggtagcatcatgctctTGCTTTTCATCAGAAAAGAAATGGAATGCTTTGTAGCCATAAGATGCAAGACAGAtgaaatcaaatataaaaacaaatgcagaAGAGGTGAAATGAAATGTAGTTTCAGTAGGCCCGGTATCTGCATTTATTTCCATCAAGAcaatgaaagcaaaaaaataccAAACAATGGCTTGAAAAAaggtttgtatttttaaatggcTGGGTCACAGCCCAAATGATAACGTGTGGCATAACCCGGAAAATGGCGAAATCAAAATGTGGAAAGCTCTTAAATCTGCATCTAAAACAACGCAAATATCTAATGGCTGAAAAGGACAATTCATATTACGGAAAGACAGTTGAATACTTCTGAATTTATTGATTTCTTAATTTTTAAACACctaattaatttattacattattatatttatttacttagttttctgtatgtgtttttttactAAGAAATGGCTTACCACATAAGGTGGTATGTCTTGATCTCGGGCACATCCCGCCATGCTACAGTTCAGCACTTGGTGGAGTGCATAGGCAAATGTGTACACAGCTGCCTGGATGGAGAACGAGTATGTCGGGCTTTCCTTTATAATGTCCTCTGGTttctcattcatgcagttatcacATAGCTGATTGCACTTCTCTGTGTCCTCACAATTCAGACAGTAGTCAGTTTCAAGTCTTAGTCTTGTTTGGTAGACATATTCATCAAATCCAGGCAAATTTAAAGTTGTTGCTGTAACACCAAAAATGGTCCCGACCTGCCCAATGCCAGGCCAAGTGGAAAGCTCTGCATCCATAGACCATGCATCGCCTGCTATCCAAACTTTGTCTCTTATGTTGATTCTTACAGCTGTTTCAACAAACGCTCGAGCAGTGTCTTCCAGTGTGAAGACTATGATCACATTGATGCTCAGTGAGTCAATCCTCTTGAGTATCTCTGTATAGTTGGAATTCAGTGTAATTTCATAGAAGAAAGCCAAGCAGATGCTGGTGTCTTTGATGGTACTCCGGAATAATTCAAGGCCGTTTTGACTGTAGGAGTCATCACTGCTAATGAAAGCTACCCAATTCCAACCAAAATGCTGAATGAGATTGATTATTACCATAATTATATCTTGGTTGGTTGGTACAGTCCTTAAAAAACTTGGATAGACCCACTTATTGCTTAGATCATAGCTCGAGGATGCATAGctaatctgaaataaaaaaacccacagatGTCTATAGAAATACTCAGGCTAAAGCATTAATAGCTTTTCTTGCCAGATTATGCAACTTCCTGACTTATTCAGAAATACATACCATTGGAATGAGGTCCATCATGAACAAAGGTGCAATGGCCAAAGCTTCCGTGCTGCCGTAAGGACCAACAAGTCCAATGACATTGTGTTTGTTCTCCTTTTCTGATACATTTATATGCCCATTGTCTGAGATAAAATCGAGAATTGAAGGAAAATTCTGATTGTACAAGCAAAAGTCAAAGATCGCGTATCCAAGAGTGACGTTAGGCAGGATGGTGGTGGAGTTATTGATCTGCTCCACAGAAAATCGCATCACCTCAAACATCTGATAACCTGACATGGTAAATGGCTGACTgtggaaaagagaaaacaaaaagaaaaatcaatcatTTCAAACATGTCTTTAATGATCTCCATTTCTAAGAGTGGTGACATTTTTCCCaagttcatttactgtatatttttgatGCTATGCAGTTTTGCAGTATTATACACATTCtagacacaaaaaaagaaatcgcTCTTTTGAAAGAAGTGCATGTACTCACTTGTAGCATTGAAGTGCCATAGGAGAATTTGGAATAATTATCTCACTGGCTGTATGCACAGGAAAAACTCCCCCAAGTTTATAGTCCCCTGGTAAGTTAAACTCACTTGGCTCACAGACATATTTAGAAAAGAAGTGAAAAGCTAAGAACACACAACGCAACATTGTTCCTTGTGATGATGGC
The genomic region above belongs to Tachysurus vachellii isolate PV-2020 chromosome 11, HZAU_Pvac_v1, whole genome shotgun sequence and contains:
- the LOC132853853 gene encoding taste receptor type 1 member 1-like, giving the protein MLRCVFLAFHFFSKYVCEPSEFNLPGDYKLGGVFPVHTASEIIIPNSPMALQCYNQPFTMSGYQMFEVMRFSVEQINNSTTILPNVTLGYAIFDFCLYNQNFPSILDFISDNGHINVSEKENKHNVIGLVGPYGSTEALAIAPLFMMDLIPMISYASSSYDLSNKWVYPSFLRTVPTNQDIIMVIINLIQHFGWNWVAFISSDDSYSQNGLELFRSTIKDTSICLAFFYEITLNSNYTEILKRIDSLSINVIIVFTLEDTARAFVETAVRINIRDKVWIAGDAWSMDAELSTWPGIGQVGTIFGVTATTLNLPGFDEYVYQTRLRLETDYCLNCEDTEKCNQLCDNCMNEKPEDIIKESPTYSFSIQAAVYTFAYALHQVLNCSMAGCARDQDIPPYVVLQNMRQTSFILQNQYVKFNQYGDPPASLAVVLWKPEENPLFVVVAAYNTHPTINFSLNDDLVPWAENGTVPYSNCSVECETGFKRVQTSIHKCCFQCEKCKAQTYINTTDDAYTCAPCAEGYWSDEKSIICKKRIIVFLDLKDPLCMLFLVCAVAFIAISIGLIILFGINYNTPVVKSAGGNMCFLMLFCLVLANIGVFFYFGVPDPVNCALRNVFFIFFYTICLSCMGVRSFQIVCVFKMAAQFPDVYHWWMKNNGQWLCINVYSFIQLIACGIWLLTGRPKPYNDSTSFKDQTILTCDMGSMVTSTLAWSCLWFLSIVCFCFSYMGKDLPKSYNEAKSITFSLLLFYLGWIAYFTAYIVFRGAYIQLFNAVAQLSSSYGIIFSFYMPRAYIIIFQPKKNTQAYFQSSIQTYTQTISRM